The Neodiprion virginianus isolate iyNeoVirg1 chromosome 5, iyNeoVirg1.1, whole genome shotgun sequence genome contains a region encoding:
- the LOC124304661 gene encoding uncharacterized protein LOC124304661: MPVSRDMASTKDFFLTISERVLSNWTALNLAVDHGMGSRDRAEDFPAYITEVLYMNEGLDTDDIAAEIEEYMDEAFQTELQDDSAADVAKVLLRFHKYCMDGDEATAVTEMAKLPPLQPWIMGRKPAKETLAQPKLLEGVRDEMKNDEAVEKMDAEENEDNGWTEVKTRRQK; the protein is encoded by the exons ATGCCTGTATCGAGAGACATGGCGAGCACgaaggatttttttctcacgatttCAGAACGGGTATTGAGCAACTGGACCGCTCTAAAc CTTGCTGTTGATCATGGAATGGGAAGTAGAGATAGGGCTGAAGATTTCCCGGCATACATTACAGAAGTCTTATACATGAATG AGGGACTAGATACTGATGATATAGCTGCGGAAATAGAAGAATATATGGACGAGGCTTTCCAGACAGAGTTGCAAGATGATAGCGCAGCAGATGTTGCCAAAGTATTGTTgagatttcataaatattgtaTGGATGGAGATGAAGCCACAGCGGTAACGGAGATGGCGAAATTGCCCCCACTTCAGCCATGGATAATGGGCAGGAAACCCGCCAAGGAAACTTTAGCGCAACCTAAACTTCTGGAAGGAGTAAGagatgagatgaaaaatgacgaagCAGTTGAGAAAATGGATGCTGAGGAGAATGAAGACAATGGATGGACAGAGGTGAAGACTAGAAGACAGAAATGA
- the LOC124304654 gene encoding pleiotropic regulator 1 isoform X2 — MDVQRHSVHTLVFRSLKRTHDMFLSNQGTLPPVDPSTELLKKAIKSKDSYSPVLDRVRRNNHLKSNHDHNSDPPPPGDDTFNGGNNSSAMVPYGGGMGNSVSLSSSMPTNTNSTSSTVMNLPPKKTPAIAKPRWHAPWKLYRVISGHLGWVRCCAIEPGNDWFATGSADRVIKIWDLASGKLKVSLTGHISSVRGLAVSHRHPYLFSCGEDRQVKCWDLEYNKVIRHYHGHLSAVYSMALHPNIDVLVTAGRDSTARVWDMRTKANVHTLAGHTNTVASVICQAAEPQVITGSHDCTIRLWDLAAGKSRATLTNHKKSVRSVVFHPTLYMFASASPDNIKQWKCPEGKFIQNLSGHNAIVNCLAVNADGVLVSGADNGSMQLWDWRTGYNFQRLQAPVQPGSMDSEAGVFSITFDMSGTRMITTEADKTIKVYKEDDTASEESHPINWRPDIIKRRKY, encoded by the exons ATG GACGTGCAACGACACTCTGTACATACCCTGGTGTTTCGTTCTCTTAAGAGAACACATGATATGTTTTTGTCAAATCAAGGAACCCTTCCTCCGGTTGATCCTTCAAC GGAATTGCTGAAAAAAGCCATCAAATCTAAAGACTCTTACTCGCCAGTCTTAGATCGAGTTAGAAGAAACAATCACCTAAAATCTAATCATGATCACAATTCGGACCCTCCCCCACCTGGTG ATGATACCTTCAATGGAGGTAACAATTCATCTGCGATGGTACCTTACGGTGGCGGAATGGGCAACTCAGTCAGTTTGAGCTCATCAATGCCCACTAATACCAACAGCACTTCGTCAACTGTCATGAATCTCCCACCAAAAAAGACCCCAGCAATAGCAAAACCACGCTGGCATGCTCCTTGGAAATTGTATAGAGTAATAAGTGGCCATCTTGGTTGGGTACGGTGCTGTGCTATCGAACCTGGCAACGACTGGTTCGCTACAGGATCAGCTGACAGAGTTATCAAG ATTTGGGATCTTGCTAGCGGAAAGTTGAAAGTATCTTTAACCGGACATATCAGTAGCGTACGTGGTCTTGCTGTGTCTCATAGACACCCGTATCTATTCTCATGTGGCGAAGATCGTCAAGTCAAATGCTGGGATCTAGAATACAACAAG GTTATAAGACACTACCATGGTCACTTGTCAGCAGTTTATTCCATGGCTCTGCATCCAAATATTGATGTACTAGTCACAGCAGGCAGAGATTCGACCGCTCGCGTTTGGGATATGCGAACGAAAGCGAACGTTCACACGCTGGCTGGGCATACAAATACAGTAGCTAGTGTGATATGTCAGGCAGCAGAACCTCAG gTCATAACTGGTAGCCACGACTGTACAATCAGACTGTGGGACTTAGCTGCCGGAAAATCTAGAGCAACTTTAACAAATCATAAAAAGAGCGTTAGATCTGTTGTATTTCATCCGACGTT ATACATGTTTGCGTCAGCCTCACCCGATAATATCAAACAATGGAAATGCCCAGAAGGAAAATTCATCCAAAACTTGTCTGGTCATAATGCAATAGTCAATTGCCTGGCCGTTAACGCGGATGGTGTACTTGTATCTGGTGCTGACAATGGTTCCATGCAGTTATGGGATTGGAGGACCGG ctACAACTTCCAGAGACTTCAAGCCCCAGTTCAACCTGGTTCAATGGATAGCGAAGCAGGCGTTTTTAGTATTACATTCGACATGTCGGGGACACGTATGATAACTACCGAAGCCGACAAGACGATAAAAGTCTACAAGGAAGACGACACAGCG TCCGAAGAAAGTCATCCGATTAATTGGAGGCCTGACATCATTAAGCGAAGAAAATATTAG
- the LOC124304654 gene encoding pleiotropic regulator 1 isoform X1 translates to MDVQRHSVHTLVFRSLKRTHDMFLSNQGTLPPVDPSTELLKKAIKSKDSYSPVLDRVRRNNHLKSNHDHNSDPPPPGDDTFNGGNNSSAMVPYGGGMGNSVSLSSSMPTNTNSTSSTVMNLPPKKTPAIAKPRWHAPWKLYRVISGHLGWVRCCAIEPGNDWFATGSADRVIKIWDLASGKLKVSLTGHISSVRGLAVSHRHPYLFSCGEDRQVKCWDLEYNKVIRHYHGHLSAVYSMALHPNIDVLVTAGRDSTARVWDMRTKANVHTLAGHTNTVASVICQAAEPQVITGSHDCTIRLWDLAAGKSRATLTNHKKSVRSVVFHPTLYMFASASPDNIKQWKCPEGKFIQNLSGHNAIVNCLAVNADGVLVSGADNGSMQLWDWRTGYNFQRLQAPVQPGSMDSEAGVFSITFDMSGTRMITTEADKTIKVYKEDDTAVRLVIYIKCRMNLFTMIVSCSYYFYFLL, encoded by the exons ATG GACGTGCAACGACACTCTGTACATACCCTGGTGTTTCGTTCTCTTAAGAGAACACATGATATGTTTTTGTCAAATCAAGGAACCCTTCCTCCGGTTGATCCTTCAAC GGAATTGCTGAAAAAAGCCATCAAATCTAAAGACTCTTACTCGCCAGTCTTAGATCGAGTTAGAAGAAACAATCACCTAAAATCTAATCATGATCACAATTCGGACCCTCCCCCACCTGGTG ATGATACCTTCAATGGAGGTAACAATTCATCTGCGATGGTACCTTACGGTGGCGGAATGGGCAACTCAGTCAGTTTGAGCTCATCAATGCCCACTAATACCAACAGCACTTCGTCAACTGTCATGAATCTCCCACCAAAAAAGACCCCAGCAATAGCAAAACCACGCTGGCATGCTCCTTGGAAATTGTATAGAGTAATAAGTGGCCATCTTGGTTGGGTACGGTGCTGTGCTATCGAACCTGGCAACGACTGGTTCGCTACAGGATCAGCTGACAGAGTTATCAAG ATTTGGGATCTTGCTAGCGGAAAGTTGAAAGTATCTTTAACCGGACATATCAGTAGCGTACGTGGTCTTGCTGTGTCTCATAGACACCCGTATCTATTCTCATGTGGCGAAGATCGTCAAGTCAAATGCTGGGATCTAGAATACAACAAG GTTATAAGACACTACCATGGTCACTTGTCAGCAGTTTATTCCATGGCTCTGCATCCAAATATTGATGTACTAGTCACAGCAGGCAGAGATTCGACCGCTCGCGTTTGGGATATGCGAACGAAAGCGAACGTTCACACGCTGGCTGGGCATACAAATACAGTAGCTAGTGTGATATGTCAGGCAGCAGAACCTCAG gTCATAACTGGTAGCCACGACTGTACAATCAGACTGTGGGACTTAGCTGCCGGAAAATCTAGAGCAACTTTAACAAATCATAAAAAGAGCGTTAGATCTGTTGTATTTCATCCGACGTT ATACATGTTTGCGTCAGCCTCACCCGATAATATCAAACAATGGAAATGCCCAGAAGGAAAATTCATCCAAAACTTGTCTGGTCATAATGCAATAGTCAATTGCCTGGCCGTTAACGCGGATGGTGTACTTGTATCTGGTGCTGACAATGGTTCCATGCAGTTATGGGATTGGAGGACCGG ctACAACTTCCAGAGACTTCAAGCCCCAGTTCAACCTGGTTCAATGGATAGCGAAGCAGGCGTTTTTAGTATTACATTCGACATGTCGGGGACACGTATGATAACTACCGAAGCCGACAAGACGATAAAAGTCTACAAGGAAGACGACACAGCGGTGCGTTTAGTAATTTATATTAAGTGTCGCATGAACTTATTTACCATGATTGTTTCCTGTTcatattacttttattttctgttgTAA
- the LOC124304658 gene encoding tubulin-folding cofactor B: MTEYSVVTSDFVNLNITNSGQQTCCVERRFQKGITLDDFKGKLELLTGGNSATMKLEVYDKNDKLICKPDQGDRLLGSYPIDDGMRVHVIDNCIRPDDETAQVDKFELSESEYAKRSDTVKAFLERNKLGKYNEEETKRREEEKRREEEADEAAARACKVGDRCETQVPNQPRRRGTVMYVGKTEFKSGWWIGVKYDEPLGKNDGSVQGKRYFDCLPNYGGFLKPAHIKVGDYPEEDFNLDEEL, from the exons ATGACAGAATACAGCGTGGTAACCTCAGACTTCGTTAACCTAAACATCACCAATTCGGGGCAACAAACTTGCTGCGTCGAAAGGAGATTTCAAAAGGGAATCACTCTCGATGATTTTAAG GGTAAACTCGAACTCCTTACAGGAGGTAATTCAGCCACCATGAAATTAGAGGTGTACGATAAAAATGACAAACTGATCTGCAAACCTGACCAGGGTGACCGCTTGTTGGGATCTTATCCGATCGATGATGGAATGAGAGTTCAT GTGATAGATAACTGCATTCGACCTGACGATGAAACTGCACAGGTGGATAAATTCGAACTGTCCGAATCGGAGTATGCCAAACGATCCG acacaGTGAAAGCATTCCTAGAGAGAAACAAGTTGGGTAAATATAATGAGGAAGAAACTAAGAGAAGGGAAGAAGAGAAACGTCGAGAAGAGGAGGCAGATGAAGCCGCTGCCAGAGCTTGCAAGGTCGGCGATCGTTGCGAAACTCAAGTACCAAATCAACCGAGACGTAGAGGAACGGTCATGTATGTTG GTAAAACCGAATTCAAGTCTGGTTGGTGGATTGGTGTCAAATATGATGAGCCATTGGGAAAAAATGATGGATC CGTCCAAGGAAAAAGGTATTTCGATTGCCTGCCGAATTACGGTGGTTTTTTGAAGCCTGCACATATCAAGGTGGGAGACTATCCGGAGGAAGATTTCAACTTGGACGAGGAACTTTAA
- the LOC124304660 gene encoding protein jagunal produces the protein MASKLTASQALGTDGTDFLHRQRIAAQYQFSAMNKSRLKYCIFFHYLLFFVMLAKLSADILDHLDIFVLEIEELQIPQPLWWEYIWCGSLLLSFLALSAIRYNRIKTIQRYMFGIVVLGYGPLIYGVVYYFKDVWTYLTTNDKENIQIWQGMPYGLLWYAFLLLASQVHFFSLYFSWNLQSAWKARGSKKTE, from the exons ATGGCTTCGAAATTAACCGCATCTCAGGCGTTGGGCACAGATGGtactgattttttacacagaCAACGAATCGCCGCACAGTATCAATTCAG CGCCATGAATAAGTCCAGATTAAagtattgtatatttttccactatttactattttttgtAATGCTGGCGAAATTATCCGCTGACATACTTGATCACTTGGATATATTTGTGTTGGAAATTGAAGAGCTACAAATACCACAG CCGCTCTGGTGGGAATACATATGGTGCGGAAGCttattactttcatttttaGCTTTATCTGCAATACGCTACAATAGAATTAAGACAATACAGAGGTATATGTTTGGAATTGTGGTACTTGGTTATGGTCCACTCATCTATGGTGTAGTATACTATTTCAAAGATGTCTGGACTTATTTGACTACAAACgacaaagaaaatatacaaatttggCAG GGAATGCCATATGGGTTACTATGGTATGCATTTCTGCTTCTTGCCTCTCAAGTACATTTCTTTTCGTTATACTTCTCCTGGAATCTCCAGTCAGCTTGGAAAGCTCGTGGATCGAAAAAAACTGAGTAA